One Calditrichia bacterium DNA window includes the following coding sequences:
- a CDS encoding energy transducer TonB — MAHQQLIFKEPAADLRKKYPRWVEIALVTALMITASLFFAFQRFENSVPVQKKIDIVIEAVEIPPTEQHKPPPKPQRPVIPVESDSDEDIPDDLTIEETSWVENSGLADVPPPPAEDPEPTVPFYALSERPEVLHQVTPDYPELAKRAGIEGQVVVKVLINTVGNVEKVEILKSHPLLDEAALAAARQFKFSPGKQRDRVVKVWTQIPFHFRLKN; from the coding sequence ATGGCACATCAACAACTCATTTTCAAAGAGCCTGCGGCGGATTTGCGAAAAAAATATCCGCGTTGGGTCGAGATTGCACTGGTGACTGCGCTGATGATTACGGCATCACTTTTTTTCGCGTTTCAGCGATTCGAAAACAGCGTTCCGGTGCAGAAAAAAATTGATATCGTGATAGAAGCGGTAGAAATCCCGCCGACAGAACAGCACAAACCGCCGCCAAAACCGCAGCGTCCGGTAATCCCTGTGGAATCGGACTCGGATGAAGATATCCCGGATGATTTGACCATCGAGGAAACGAGTTGGGTGGAAAATTCCGGTTTGGCTGATGTGCCGCCGCCACCGGCAGAAGATCCGGAACCGACCGTGCCGTTTTATGCACTTTCTGAACGACCGGAAGTGCTGCACCAGGTAACACCGGACTATCCGGAATTGGCCAAACGCGCCGGAATTGAAGGGCAGGTTGTGGTGAAAGTGTTGATAAATACGGTCGGTAACGTGGAGAAGGTCGAAATTCTAAAATCGCACCCGTTGCTGGATGAGGCTGCGCTGGCTGCTGCGCGACAATTCAAATTTTCGCCCGGCAAACAACGTGATCGGGTTGTAAAAGTGTGGACGCAAATCCCCTTCCATTTTCGATTAAAAAATTGA
- a CDS encoding energy transducer TonB: MKQTIVNGKYQKINKTLRHFKPVFAGMLAVFAIVFLIVAQNAVAFSAASEEKPMPKLIKQVAPEYPDSLRKAGISGRVIIKAMVDTTGKVIETEVVKSVSGLDKPALDAARLFLFEPAIDRGKKVQSTVIIPFQFKLKNK, encoded by the coding sequence ATGAAACAGACAATCGTGAATGGGAAGTATCAAAAAATCAACAAAACTTTGCGACATTTCAAACCCGTTTTTGCCGGAATGCTGGCTGTTTTTGCCATCGTTTTTCTGATTGTTGCGCAAAATGCAGTCGCGTTTTCTGCGGCGTCGGAAGAAAAACCGATGCCGAAATTGATCAAACAAGTGGCACCCGAATACCCGGATTCGCTGCGCAAAGCGGGTATTTCCGGACGCGTCATCATCAAAGCAATGGTGGATACCACCGGGAAAGTGATTGAAACAGAAGTTGTGAAATCGGTATCGGGGCTGGACAAGCCCGCGCTGGATGCTGCACGTTTATTTCTGTTCGAGCCCGCAATTGATCGCGGAAAAAAAGTGCAATCAACTGTGATCATTCCATTCCAGTTTAAATTGAAAAATAAATAA